A portion of the Gossypium arboreum isolate Shixiya-1 chromosome 8, ASM2569848v2, whole genome shotgun sequence genome contains these proteins:
- the LOC108467805 gene encoding serine/threonine-protein kinase SAPK3, with translation MEERYEPVKELGSGNFGVARLVKDKKTKKLVAVKYIERGKKIDENVQREIINHRSLRHPNIIRFKEVVVTPTHLAIVMEYAAGGELFERICSAGRFSEDEARFFFQQLISGVSYCHSMQICHRDLKLENTLLDGSPTPRLKICDFGYSKSAVLHSQPKSTVGTPAYIAPEVLSRKEYDGKIADVWSCGVTLYVMLVGAYPFEDPEDPRNFRKTIGRIMSVQYTIPDYVRVSADCRQLLSRIFVANPAKRISIPEIKEHPWFLKNLPKELVEIEKTNYAESVRDQPSQSVEEIMRIIQEAKTTTAEGAKVGEQAAAGSSDPDDVEADLESEIDVSGDFEAPM, from the exons ATGGAGGAGAGATATGAGCCAGTGAAGGAGCTTGGATCAGGGAATTTTGGAGTCGCAAGGCTGGTGAAAGATAAGAAGACAAAAAAGCTTGTTGCCGTCAAATATATTGAAAGAGGCAAGAag ATTGATGAGAATGTTCAGAGAGAAATCATTAACCACCGATCTTTACGACATCCAAACATAATCAGGTTTAAAGAG GTTGTGGTGACTCCAACACATTTAGCTATTGTCATGGAGTATGCTGCCGGCGGTGAACTCTTCGAGAGAATATGCAGTGCAGGTCGATTTAGTGAAGACGAA GCTAGGTTTTTCTTCCAGCAGCTAATATCTGGTGTCAGCTACTGTCATTCCATG CAAATTTGTCACAGGGATCTGAAACTAGAAAACACACTCCTGGACGGAAGTCCAACACCACGTCTTAAAATATGCGACTTTGGTTACTCCAAG TCTGCAGTGCTGCATTCACAACCAAAGTCAACTGTAGGAACACCAGCATATATCGCCCCGGAAGTCCTATCACGAAAGGAATACGATGGAAAG ATTGCAGATGTTTGGTCTTGTGGCGTGACATTATACGTGATGTTGGTGGGAGCATACCCTTTTGAGGATCCCGAAGATCCTCGGAATTTCCGTAAGACCATAGGA CGAATAATGAGTGTCCAATACACTATACCCGACTATGTACGAGTGTCCGCGGACTGCCGGCAGCTTCTTTCCCGTATCTTCGTTGCCAATCCTGCCAAG AGGATTAGCATCCCAGAGATTAAGGAGCATCCTTGGTTTCTGAAAAATTTACCGAAAGAATTAGTCGAAATCGAAAAAACGAACTATGCAGAATCGGTACGTGACCAACCATCTCAAAGTGTTGAAGAAATAATGCGTATCATACAAGAGGCTAAGACGACAACAGCCGAAGGAGCCAAAGTTGGTGAGCAAGCTGCTGCCGGTTCATCCGATCCTGATGATGTGGAGGCAGATTTAGAATCCGAAATCGATGTCAGTGGTGACTTTGAAGCTCCTATGTGA